The genomic region taagaacatcagtgtattaatttgagcttaataagacaattaaaagaagaatgaaatttctatttggctcctgtgtcttgcaatcattgcaaacattttttattttgcataaagatctgcagtttatATCTAATGAACTTATAATTGTTTTATGTTTTTCAGTGTTAACGGACTACAGTCAACTTAGGTATTTTTCTGCTGTCGATTAATTAAGTAGAATTAATGGATAGCGAGAAGCAGAAAGATGAGATTATTGCGTTGGAAAGTATCTACAATGCGGAAGAGTTTTCTCGTCATGAGGAGAACAGTCGTTACCAATGCAGCTTCAAGATATTTATAAATCTCCCGGTGGACTACTATGTTACGTACAAGGATAACAGGCACACGGAGGAACCTTTGCAGAAGATCAATATATCTCATTTACCACCTTTGACGTTACACGTTACTTTACCAGAAGATTATCCATCAACGTCGTCGCCGATAGTTACTTTACATTCGTCTTGGTTGGGTCCTCAATCATTAGCTGAATTATGTAAAAGATTAGATCAGCTGTGGGAAGAGAACAAGGGACAAGAAATTTTGTTTACATGGGTAGGCTTTTTACACGACGAAAGTTTAGAGTTTTTAAATATGCAGGAGCATATCGATATGAGCAGCGCTTATACGTGTTACCAAGAGACTCTGGAGAAAGCACAGAACGTTCAAAAGAGTAAAGTCATAGACAGCATAGAAAATGAACACACTGTGGACAGCACGAAGAGCAAACCGAAGACAGAAGTTTCCGCTCAATATTTAAGCAAAAAGAATTTGATGCACAAGGGTAACGACAAGAGAGCTAGTTTAAACGGGCCGATCGGGAGAAACCCTATCCAAGCATTAATCGATTATAACGACAAACGCAATCAGATCGAGTTCGAGAGAAATTTCTATGCTTGTAAAATATGTTTCCTGGACAAGATGGGGAAACACTGTACACAATTTATGCCGTGCGCTCACGTATTTTGTAAAGATTGTATAACTGGTTACTTAGAAGCAAGAATCAATGATGGAAACGTGCAGAACATTTGTTGTCCAGAGGAGAAGTGCACTTCCGAGGCATCTCCTGCTCAGGTAATCTGTTCTCTTCATCATTATTATTAGATGAAATTTATACTGTTACTTATTGTACTTGAAATGTTTAGATTAAAGATATGTTAAGTTCAGAGTTGTTCGCAAAGTATGATTCTCTGCTGTTGAACAGTACATTGGATACTATGATGGACATAATATACTGCCCACGACGCAATTGTCAATATCCAGTCAGTTGCGAACCGAACGAACAAATGGCGAA from Lasioglossum baleicum chromosome 2, iyLasBale1, whole genome shotgun sequence harbors:
- the LOC143221667 gene encoding E3 ubiquitin-protein ligase RNF14; this encodes MDSEKQKDEIIALESIYNAEEFSRHEENSRYQCSFKIFINLPVDYYVTYKDNRHTEEPLQKINISHLPPLTLHVTLPEDYPSTSSPIVTLHSSWLGPQSLAELCKRLDQLWEENKGQEILFTWVGFLHDESLEFLNMQEHIDMSSAYTCYQETLEKAQNVQKSKVIDSIENEHTVDSTKSKPKTEVSAQYLSKKNLMHKGNDKRASLNGPIGRNPIQALIDYNDKRNQIEFERNFYACKICFLDKMGKHCTQFMPCAHVFCKDCITGYLEARINDGNVQNICCPEEKCTSEASPAQIKDMLSSELFAKYDSLLLNSTLDTMMDIIYCPRRNCQYPVSCEPNEQMANCPVCRYAFCIFCKMVYHGIEPCKIYSAQMHQLVTEYQEASNDRKLQLEQRYGKKQLQVLIENTMSENWIKSNSQRCPKCQVQIEKSTGCNKMTCWRCNTYFCWLCSTILDHSSPYEHFRNMDSKCYNLLNQGIIDEDEDEEDLDNEFIRFNHDIDIDEDEYEYDIII